A genomic region of Acidobacteriota bacterium contains the following coding sequences:
- a CDS encoding insulinase family protein — MNHRTTLTGWLILALAAFAAANGFQLHPPAEQRLDNGLMVLIHRDDSLPVVHVSCLLVGAGTAFEPADRGGLAELTGRLLLRGTAGLNADALAEELDFLGAALEVETDAEHIRLSGRCLAEHLPRLLEILAGSLTAPLLAEEEFIKERNRQLEQVRAIKDEPGEVIALYGRRAYFGEHPLGRSVLGTEASLPIIGHTDVRQFYRRHVRPDRCILAVVGHFNPEELASRLQATLGAWPKPDEAAPGLALPPVPPA, encoded by the coding sequence ATGAACCACAGAACGACCCTCACCGGATGGCTGATTCTGGCGCTGGCCGCGTTCGCCGCGGCCAATGGCTTCCAGCTGCACCCCCCGGCGGAGCAGCGGCTGGACAACGGACTGATGGTGCTCATCCACCGCGACGATTCCCTGCCGGTGGTGCACGTCTCCTGCCTGCTCGTCGGCGCCGGCACCGCCTTCGAACCGGCCGACCGGGGCGGCCTGGCTGAGTTGACGGGGCGGCTGCTGCTCCGGGGGACCGCCGGCCTGAACGCCGACGCCCTGGCCGAGGAGCTCGACTTCCTGGGCGCCGCACTCGAAGTCGAGACCGACGCCGAGCACATCCGGCTCAGCGGGCGGTGCCTCGCCGAGCACCTGCCGCGCCTGCTGGAGATCCTCGCGGGCAGCCTGACCGCGCCGCTGCTGGCCGAAGAGGAGTTCATCAAGGAACGCAACCGGCAGCTGGAGCAGGTGCGCGCCATCAAGGACGAGCCCGGCGAGGTCATCGCCCTCTACGGCCGCCGGGCATACTTCGGCGAACACCCGCTCGGGCGTTCCGTCTTGGGCACGGAGGCCTCCCTGCCCATCATCGGCCACACCGACGTCCGGCAGTTCTACCGCCGGCACGTCCGCCCGGACCGCTGCATCCTGGCGGTGGTGGGGCATTTCAATCCCGAGGAACTCGCTAGCCGATTGCAGGCCACGCTGGGGGCGTGGCCGAAGCCGGACGAGGCGGCGCCCGGCCTCGCCCTGCCACCGGTCCCGCCGGC